Proteins encoded by one window of Rhodamnia argentea isolate NSW1041297 chromosome 6, ASM2092103v1, whole genome shotgun sequence:
- the LOC115749424 gene encoding exocyst complex component EXO70B1, with translation MEKSPAPENDSDEIKDAVASPHSPTVDASPPEVLQEPPEAEENEVVEDSNAEEPDLTLPQVWEEIDAFLGRNSDSPRDGGESNSDSDPIEIPRAVELLSKNVESMIDKYALDAGRSKFGHDPEEDSCFFGSVGRLSKLADKIGDLKPTAENANVLRSSSLNRTSSVLQQAMSFLEEEFRAILDEDSKTGRDDSDPKSAKTKHSSSFNNCCSQESDRCNLPEPEPPSTEEEFQQFTPETISVMSKIADAMICAGYETECCVLWMMMRRRAFKSALSERGFDVLSIDDVQRMQWDSLEREIATWIAAVKRCSTILIPGEGALSGSVFSGQPEIAQDLYGNLARSVSIRLLDFAEAVVLTQRSAEKLFKFLDMYETLQDLIAAVDGSKQYPDDPKKKEVRAEMMAVKGRIGEAAVSIFCQLESSIKSDSSKVPVPSGAVHPLTRYTMNYLEYACEYKDTLEQVFQQHHDKAVVETANGEPTDDADSSAMKASPFSVQLLTVMDLLDANLDMKSKLYKDPSLRYIFLMNNGRYIVQKIKGSSKIHELMGDTWCRRRSSDLRQYHKNYQRETWYRLLQCLNHEGLQVNGKVSKPVLKERFKSFNAMFDDIHKTQSTWVVNDEQLQSELRVSISAVVTPAYRSFLGRFNQYLDPGRQSEKYIKYQPEDIESLVDELFDGNPTSMGRRRT, from the coding sequence ATGGAGAAATCGCCAGCTCCTGAAAACGACAGCGACGAGATCAAGGATGCCGTGGCATCTCCCCATTCTCCGACTGTAGACGCGAGCCCCCCTGAAGTCCTTCAAGAACCGCCCGAGGCCGAAGAGAACGAGGTGGTGGAGGACTCTAATGCCGAGGAGCCCGATTTGACCCTCCCCCAGGTCTGGGAAGAGATCGATGCGTTCCTCGGACGTAACTCCGACTCGCCCCGCGACGGCGGGGAATCGAATTCGGATTCGGATCCCATTGAGATCCCGAGAGCCGTCGAGTTGCTTTCTAAGAACGTCGAGTCCATGATCGATAAGTACGCGTTGGACGCGGGCAGGTCCAAGTTCGGCCACGACCCGGAGGAGGACTCGTGCTTCTTCGGCTCGGTTGGCCGGCTTTCGAAGCTCGCGGACAAGATTGGGGATTTAAAGCCGACTGCTGAGAATGCGAATGTATTGCGTTCTTCTTCTCTGAACAGGACCAGCTCCGTGCTGCAGCAGGCGATGTCATTTTTGGAGGAGGAGTTTCGTGCCATCCTCGACGAGGACTCCAAGACTGGAAGAGATGATTCGGATCCGAAATCTGCCAAGACGAAGCACTCGTCGTCGTTCAATAATTGCTGCAGTCAGGAATCCGATCGGTGCAACCTTCCGGAGCCCGAGCCCCCCTCCACGGAGGAGGAGTTCCAGCAATTTACGCCCGAAACGATCTCTGTCATGAGCAAGATTGCGGACGCGATGATCTGCGCAGGCTACGAGACTGAGTGTTGCGTGCTGTGGATGATGATGAGGCGGAGGGCATTCAAGTCGGCATTGAGCGAGCGAGGGTTTGACGTCCTCAGCATCGACGACGTCCAGCGGATGCAGTGGGATTCCCTGGAAAGAGAGATCGCCACGTGGATCGCCGCTGTCAAGCGATGCTCCACCATCCTCATACCCGGCGAGGGCGCCCTCAGCGGGTCAGTGTTCTCGGGCCAGCCAGAGATTGCGCAGGACCTGTACGGCAACCTCGCCCGCTCCGTCTCCATCCGGCTCCTCGACTTTGCTGAGGCCGTCGTGCTGACGCAACGGTCCGCGGAGAAGCTGTTCAAGTTTCTCGACATGTACGAGACACTGCAAGACCTGATCGCTGCGGTCGATGGGTCGAAGCAGTACCCAGATGATCCCAAGAAGAAGGAGGTCAGGGCGGAGATGATGGCGGTGAAGGGAAGGATCGGGGAGGCGGCGGTGAGCATATTCTGCCAGCTGGAGAGCTCGATCAAGAGCGACAGCAGCAAGGTCCCCGTCCCGAGTGGGGCCGTGCATCCCCTCACTCGGTACACGATGAATTACCTCGAGTACGCCTGCGAGTACAAGGACACCCTGGAGCAGGTGTTTCAGCAACACCACGACAAGGCCGTCGTCGAGACCGCCAACGGCGAACCCACGGACGATGCGGATTCCTCGGCAATGAAAGCGTCGCCGTTCTCAGTGCAGTTGTTGACGGTGATGGACCTCCTGGATGCGAACCTGGATATGAAGTCGAAGCTGTACAAGGACCCATCGCTGCGGTATATATTCCTGATGAACAACGGGAGGTATATCGTGCAGAAGATTAAGGGGTCGAGCAAGATACATGAGCTGATGGGGGACACATGGTGCCGGAGGAGGTCGTCGGACCTGAGGCAGTACCACAAGAACTACCAGCGAGAGACGTGGTACCGGCTGCTGCAGTGCCTGAACCACGAGGGCCTGCAGGTGAACGGGAAGGTATCGAAGCCGGTGCTCAAGGAGCGGTTCAAGAGCTTCAACGCCATGTTCGACGACATCCACAAGACGCAGAGCACATGGGTAGTGAACGACGAGCAACTGCAGTCCGAGCTTAGGGTTTCAATCTCTGCAGTTGTCACACCAGCGTACCGGTCGTTCCTCGGCCGGTTCAACCAGTACTTGGACCCGGGGAGGCAGAGCGAGAAGTACATCAAGTATCAGCCCGAGGACATCGAATCTCTCGTCGACGAGTTGTTTGATGGCAACCCGACGTCAATGGGGAGGAGACGGACGTGA
- the LOC115749423 gene encoding LOW QUALITY PROTEIN: protein MICRORCHIDIA 7 (The sequence of the model RefSeq protein was modified relative to this genomic sequence to represent the inferred CDS: substituted 1 base at 1 genomic stop codon): MDSIVKRQPDEFLRTQNDRMPIITPTYISSDDGDEEEDSGCSGGASDDGGQCIRATAIDALASASKGQKTRSLKEIDRDLALKKPKLAEEVVHVAVPVSFLAPLPPCSPVEVVDGDRAVQARATRRQFWKAGHYEGEGNRDVLASQDDAHPVMDRVRVHPKFLRSNATSHKWALGAFAELLDNALDEVCNGGPYVHIDLLENKRKNSLVLVIEDNGGGMTADKMRQCISLGYSAKSKAANTISQYGNGFKTSTMRLGADVIVFSRSGKLGAMSASRSIGMLSYTFLRATGKEDIIVPIVDYKKKGQEWSKIIGSSMDDWNRNFGTILHWSPFESEEELLQQFNLLQNQGTRIMIYNLWEDDDGKLELNFDTDPHDIQIRGVNREEKKIKMAKRFPNSRHFLTFRHSLRSYASILYLRLPPDFRIILHGKDVKHHNLVNDMMLSQKITYKPLNVAESASNDSTMVANVTIGFVKDASFHVDVQGFNVYHKNRLIKTFWRVWNASGSDGRGVIGVLEANFIEPAHDKQDFERTIVLSRLEARLVAMQRNYWNKNCHHVGYAARQPSKKPVSFQMEGSSKSKSCSSSVGKGNGVISPCSRSKLNAKQQEASTDLDESSEDRSSNGACPANVHGQQATACNFKIGPLGRASXTTDGIRNSNAHVSACQTDMLVRMKEENRDLRQRLKERMGLDAIDLLHQLQVERDRRKSLETRLKEGEEKIEEVDKERTALISILVKERIQGERVEDERREELTGASSTIDELLHRIRRLEDVKSLNAKVER, encoded by the exons ATGGACTCCATTGTCAAGCGACAGCCTGACGAGTTCCTACGGACGCAGAACGACCGGATGCCGATCATCACGCCGACATACATCAGCAGCGACGACGGCGACGAGGAAGAAGACAGTGGATGCAGCGGCGGCGCCTCCGACGACGGCGGCCAGTGCATTCGAGCCACGGCGATTGACGCTCTcgcgagcgcttcgaagggccAGAAGACGAGGAGCCTGAAGGAGATAGACCGTGACTTGGCGTTGAAGAAACCGAAGCTTGCCGAGGAAGTCGTCCACGTCGCGGTTCCCGTCAGTTTCCTTGCTCCGCTGCCGCCGTGCTCGCCCGTGGAGGTTGTTGACGGTGACCGGGCAGTTCAGGCTCGTGCCACCCGCAGGCAGTTCTGGAAGGCTGGGCATTACGAGGGGGAAGGCAATCGCGACGTTCTTGCGTCTCAGGATGATGCGCATC CTGTCATGGATCGTGTCAGAGTCCATCCCAAGTTTCTCCGTTCTAATGCAACCAGCCATAAATGGGCTCTAGGAG CTTTTGCGGAGCTTCTTGACAACGCTCTAGATGAG GTTTGCAATGGAGGCCCTTATGTTCACATTgatttgttagaaaataaaaggaagaattcCTTAGTCTTGGTGATTGAAG ATAATGGTGGAGGGATGACTGCTGACAAAATGAGGCAGTGCATATCTCTTGGATATTCTGCCAAAAGCAAAGCTGCAAACACGATTAGTCAAT ATGGAAATGGGTTCAAGACGAGTACCATGAGGCTGGGAGCAGATGTGATTGTATTCTCACGGAGTGGGAAATTAGGAGCAATGAG TGCATCACGAAGCATTGGAATGTTGTCCTACACATTTCTAAGGGCAACAGGGAAGGAAGATATAATTGTTCCTATT GTTGATTACAAGAAAAAGGGACAAGAATGGAGCAAGATAATCGGATCTTCTATGGATGATTGGAATAGAAACTTTGGAACCATTTTGCATTGGTCGCCATTCGAAAGTGAGGAAGAACTTCTTCAGCAG TTCAATTTGTTACAAAATCAAGGTACACGAATAATGATATATAATCTCtgggaagatgatgatggaaaGCTGGAACTCAATTTTGATACCGATCCCCAT GATATTCAAATCAGGGGAGTAAATcgggaagagaagaaaataaagatggCTAAACGGTTTCCGAACTCGAGACATTTTCTGACTTTTCGACATTCGTTGAGG AGTTATGCATCAATCCTCTATCTCAGGCTGCCACCTGATTTCAGGATTATTTTGCATGGGAAAGATGTTAAACACCACAACCTGGTGAATGACATGATGCTGAGCCAGAAGATAACATACAAGCCTTTAAATGTTGCGGAGAGTGCGTCCAATGATTCAACT aTGGTTGCGAATGTGACCATTGGGTTTGTGAAGGATGCTTCCTTTCACGTTGATGTTCAAGGTTTCAATGTTTACCATAAGAATCGACTTATTAAA ACCTTCTGGAGGGTTTGGAATGCTTCTGGAAGTGATGGCCGCGGGGTTATAG GTGTATTGGAGGCAAACTTCATTGAACCTGCTCATGACAAACAAGACTTTGAGCGCACAATAGTGCTTTCGAGACTTGAGGCGCGCCTGGTGGCGATGCAGAGAAATTACTG GAATAAAAATTGCCATCATGTTGGTTATGCAGCAAGGCAACCATCAAAGAAACCAGtttctttccaaatggaagGCTCTAGTAAAAGTAAATCATGTTCCTCGTCAGTAGGGAAGGGGAATGGAGTAATCAGTCCATGTTCTAGGTCGAAGCTGAATGCGAAGCAGCAGGAGGCATCTACGGATTTGGATGAATCAAGTGAGGATAGAAGTTCTAACGGGGCTTGCCCAGCTAACGTTCATGGCCAACAAGCTACGGCATGTAACTTCAAAATTGGTCCCTTGGGAAGAGCTTCATGAACGACG GACGGTATCAGAAACAGCAATGCTCATGTTTCTGCTTGCCAAACAGACATGTTAGTCAGGATGAAAGAAGAGAACCGCGATTTAAGGCAAAG ATtgaaagaaagaatgggattggaTGCAATCGATCTACTGCACCAGTTGCAGGTGGAGAGAGACAGACGCAAATCACTTGAAACAAGA CTtaaggaaggagaagaaaagatagAAGAGGTAGACAAGGAGCGAACGGCACTAATTAGCATCCTCGTGAAAGAAAGGATCCAAGGAGAACGGGTTGAGGACGAGCGCAGGGAGGAATTGACA GGTGCATCTAGTACGATTGATGAACTGCTTCATAGGATAAGGCGGTTAGAAGACGTGAAGAGCTTAAATGCCAAAGTCGAACGCTGA